One Caldisericota bacterium genomic window carries:
- a CDS encoding glycoside hydrolase family 3 N-terminal domain-containing protein encodes MDKEKVILEKLHQMSLEEKIGQMFQIGFFGTKITPKVEEMIKNYHVGGIIYFRRNIESLRQLSELSNELQKFSVNHRPGLPLIISIDQEGGIVHRLIGEGTHFPGNMTLGATRDAELAKKMGQVVANELKAVGINMDFAPVLDVNNNPLNPVIGVRSFGEDPSLVAELGVAFIKGIQSEGVIACGKHF; translated from the coding sequence TAGAAAAATTACACCAGATGAGCCTTGAAGAAAAAATAGGCCAAATGTTTCAAATAGGTTTTTTCGGGACAAAGATTACCCCGAAAGTAGAAGAAATGATTAAAAATTATCATGTGGGAGGCATAATATACTTTCGGCGTAATATTGAGTCACTCCGCCAATTGTCTGAACTTTCTAATGAATTACAGAAATTCTCAGTAAATCATAGACCGGGATTGCCATTAATAATTTCTATTGACCAAGAAGGCGGGATAGTACATCGGTTAATCGGTGAGGGAACGCATTTTCCGGGAAATATGACTTTAGGGGCAACAAGAGATGCGGAATTGGCCAAAAAAATGGGACAGGTGGTTGCAAATGAATTAAAAGCAGTAGGAATTAATATGGATTTTGCTCCTGTTTTAGATGTTAACAATAATCCCTTAAATCCTGTTATAGGGGTACGTTCTTTTGGGGAAGATCCTTCTCTGGTTGCTGAACTAGGTGTAGCTTTTATAAAGGGTATACAATCAGAGGGGGTTATTGCTTGTGGCAAACATTTTC